The genomic interval ACGGGTCATCATAAGGGTATGCAAGAGGGGGTTCAAAAAGGCAATCACCCAAGGTCCACCCACGAGGGAGATGCAGAGGTGCTGGGTCATAATGGTGGAGTAACGCAAAGGGTGACAGATGGCCACATaacggtcataggccatcaccgTGAGAAGGAAATTGTCCATGTTGGCAAACATCATACAGAAATACATCTGAACCAGGCAGCCAGGATAGGAGATGGACTGAGTCTGTGTTTGGATGTCCAGGAGCATCTTGGGTACTGTAGATGAAGGAAGGCAGAGGTCCACCACAGACAAAGTGGcgaggaagaaatacatgggagTGTGGAGGCGATGGTCTGAGGAAATGGCCAGCAAGATGAATATGTTTCCAAACAGCCCTGCTAAGTAGAGACACAGGAAAAGTGCAAAAAGCAGCTCTTGTTGCTCTGGCCAACTTGAGAAACCCAGGAGGAGAAATTCAGAGATGCTAGTTTGGTTTTCCCTTTCCATTACTTGAATGTGTCTGCATGAAGACCAGAGGATGACTTTTTTGGGGGCTGCAACTTGCGGCATGTGGACTTCCCcgacagagatcaaacccgtgccccctgcaactggaccaccaggggagtcctagaGGATGAAATAtttctgacagaaaaaaaaagttcccttCTCATTTTTTACATACTCACCTAGTCTTGTctcatttactaaatattttctctttaggcCATCCTATTTCCTCTCTGATGCTCTCTACCAAGCCTCAGTGGactttgtgtgttagtcacagtcatgtccgactctttgtgacctcatggactgtggcctgccaggcttctttgtccatgaatttctacaggcaagaatactggagtgggttgccattccattctccaggggatcttcccaacccagggactgaacccttgtctcttgaattgcaggcagattctttaccatctgagccacgagggaagcccgaGGTCAGTGGACCTTAGGCATGACCATCCATTTCTTCAGTTGATTTACTTACTGGAACGTTTCCTCCTCTGAGGTTTCTGAGGATCTCTGTATATCCCCCCACCATAGGCAAAGGCTCTCTTCCTACTTTCCATGTTGATACCAACTG from Bos indicus isolate NIAB-ARS_2022 breed Sahiwal x Tharparkar chromosome 23, NIAB-ARS_B.indTharparkar_mat_pri_1.0, whole genome shotgun sequence carries:
- the LOC109576622 gene encoding putative olfactory receptor 1F12P translates to MERENQTSISEFLLLGFSSWPEQQELLFALFLCLYLAGLFGNIFILLAISSDHRLHTPMYFFLATLSVVDLCLPSSTVPKMLLDIQTQTQSISYPGCLVQMYFCMMFANMDNFLLTVMAYDRYVAICHPLRYSTIMTQHLCISLVGGPWVIAFLNPLLHTLMMTRLHFCSNNVIHHFFCDINALLPLSCSDTSLNQFLVLAVVGLIFVVPSVCILASYSLIISAVMKIPSVKGKFKVFSTCGSHLALVILFYGAITGVYMSSSSNSSTEKDTAASIIFMVIVPVVNPFIYSLRNNELKGALKKILGQSKIFSQ